Part of the Candidatus Tanganyikabacteria bacterium genome is shown below.
CGGGTGGACGACCAACTACCACCAGGTGCTGGAGGATCCGGCCGTCCACGCGGTGGTGATCGCCTCGCCCACCGACACGCACGCCCGCATCATCGAGGAGGCGGCGCGCGAGGCCAAGGACATCCTCTGCGAGAAGCCCATCGACCTATCCCTGGCCAGGGTGGACGAGGCCCTGGCGATGGTGGCGCGGTCGGGCGTGAGGCTGCAGATCGCGTTCAACCGCCGCTTCGACCCGAGTTTCCGCCGCGCCCGCGACATGGTGGCCGCGGGCAAGATCGGCGCGCCGCACCTGCTGCGCCTCACCAGCCGCGATCCGAGCCTGCCGAGCCGGGAGTACCTGGCGGCAGCCGGAGGCCTGTTCACCGACATGACCATCCACGACTTCGACATGGCGCGCTGGCTGCTGGGCGAGGAGGTGGTGGGGGTCTGGGCGCAAGGCGCGGCCCTGGTCGATCCCACCCTGGTCGAACTGGGGGACATCGACGCGGCCGTCATCTCGTTGCGCTTCGCCTCGGGGGCCCTGGGCTGCATCGACAACCATCGCGGCTCGGCATACGGCTACGACGTGCGGGC
Proteins encoded:
- the iolG gene encoding inositol 2-dehydrogenase, with product MPGKVRLGLIGAGRIGRVHAHNIAFRCPDADLVVVADTDPEAARSCAEACGAGGWTTNYHQVLEDPAVHAVVIASPTDTHARIIEEAAREAKDILCEKPIDLSLARVDEALAMVARSGVRLQIAFNRRFDPSFRRARDMVAAGKIGAPHLLRLTSRDPSLPSREYLAAAGGLFTDMTIHDFDMARWLLGEEVVGVWAQGAALVDPTLVELGDIDAAVISLRFASGALGCIDNHRGSAYGYDVRAEVHGSEGAVVVGNLAPTTLVHYRRDGLLADPPLHWFIERFEQAYVEELREFVRCLREDRAPSPDGADGRAPLLLAAAANRSLRERREVPVSEIEASVS